A single window of Engraulis encrasicolus isolate BLACKSEA-1 chromosome 20, IST_EnEncr_1.0, whole genome shotgun sequence DNA harbors:
- the adnp2b gene encoding activity-dependent neuroprotector homeobox protein 2b isoform X2, which produces MYQNPVLGLEKIRRSRKNVKSILSDFGLEICQELIEHDLQDVSSDEDEIDDTEWTDLTVGFNGRQKKKWKYRTQTLCCSLCKYTARSWSSYHHHIKVYHPEEKHLTYLSACSACPFIAHPRLVKKHFALFHHDLSRSAVAATGGTTVGSGSTTGDSGLVPVTSAIAAEKYLCRKCGFEDTLLYCMKKHVLFKHAINLWQTHAGQRAESQQKALACSKFYCKTCGANSETTEHLVYHLLTSDKHKDIGRLVLGLIWQKMRPRRAEERQGQGQTFYVANANTSSALAQEAAASAPLLALSSSANSSLQASLALPSGAVLPGLGTTPSTLLPAQHAALVQLASAEAKGLIRVDGPASLSGAQVMSTSSAAAAQQVQRAQQTQLGMVVGPPGHGQPTVQQLLAVRRPVPVQSASGAAGSAGAGAKALVHRPSATPQATVLTSQSLLSHLVPTGNKVNGMPTYTLAPLQMNMAGVQANKGSVVSKLPLQSNASLSQSPFAAPGMDPCKTKKWTSCSLCRELFPSSVFDKHMETHRLKTKNGLAAKAPFLKKMPDRTVKCLTCKVLLSERGIFEHMKHGLMCLYCPKMFNSIKALAFHVKSDHHNVEKEHGDFMRREYKLYTDEKGNLLFPYFDISTTASKDMLGDQEVHLALVTTTKDLLFIKMSQSGDKVVCSAATTAATKSSLKHCPFCGEDTLSAEDQRMHLREKHFITPTIHAILKTPAYKCVFCGGVYTGKTTMMAIIVHLQRCKAAPKTPLDAERLMSSTVVARSNGGGGVRQPATTRPQQPLSNKHLSNKKLSPAAAAAPGSLSAEPVSEVEAQRARRLEMAVKEAMMANKREREARAAKRKLDREQRRSATPPSAASGSGVGQAEALIDPSVPLALNPAGMWKRTFEERREFLTRYFHVQPYLNKKEMTAILNFQK; this is translated from the exons ATGTATCAAAATCCTGTTCTTGGTTTGGAGAAAATCAGAAGATCAAGAAAGAATGTCAAGAGCATCTTGAGTGATTTCGGACTAGAGATATGTCAAGAATTGATAGAG CATGACCTGCAAGATGTTTCGTCAGACGAGGACGAAATTGACGACACTGAATGGACGGATCTCACCGTGGGGTTCAACGGCAGACAGAAGAAGAAG TGGAAATATCGGACCCAGACGCTGTGCTGCAGCCTGTGCAAGTACACGGCGCGCTCCTGGTCCTCCTACCATCACCACATCAAG GTGTACCACCCGGAGGAGAAGCACCTGACCTACCTGAGCGCCTGCTCCGCCTGTCCCTTCATTGCCCACCCGCGCCTCGTCAAGAAGCACTTCGCGCTCTTCCACCATGACCTCTCCAGGTCGGCGGTGGCGGCTACGGGGGGGACGACGGTGGGGTCGGGGTCGACGACGGGTGACTCGGGACTCGTGCCCGTAACCAGCGCGATCGCCGCCGAGAAGTACCTGTGCAGGAAGTGCGGGTTCGAGGACACGCTGCTGTACTGCATGAAGAAGCACGTGCTGTTCAAGCACGCCATCAACCTGTGGCAGACGCACGCCGGCCAGCGCGCCGAGAGCCAGCAGAAGGCGCTGGCCTGCAGCAAGTTCTACTGCAAGACGTGCGGCGCCAACTCCGAGACCACCGAGCACCTGGTCTACCACCTGCTGACCTCGGACAAGCACAAGGACATCGGGCGCCTCGTGCTGGGCCTGATCTGGCAGAAGATGAGGCCCAGGAGGGCAGAGGAGCGACAGGGACAGGGGCAGACCTTCTACGTCGCTAACGCTAACACGTCGTCAGCGTTAGCGCAAGAAGCTGCTGCTTCTGCTCCGCTACTGGCGTTGTCGTCGTCGGCCAACTCGTCGTTACAGGCCAGCCTGGCCCTCCCCAGTGGCGCGGTGTTGCCGGGGCTGGGCACCACCCCCTCCACACTACTTCCTGCCCAGCATGCAGCTTTAGTACAGTTGGCCAGCGCCGAGGCCAAAGGTCTGATCCGAGTCGACGGACCGGCGAGCCTCTCCGGTGCACAGGTGATGTCGACGTCatcggcagcagcagcacaacaggTCCAGCGTGCACAGCAGACGCAGCTGGGCATGGTGGTCGGACCGCCTGGGCATGGACAGCCTACCGTGCAGCAGTTGCTGGCCGTGCGGAGACCCGTGCCTGTGCAGAGTGCCTCCGGTGCGGCGGGCAGTGCCG gtGCCGGTGCGAAGGCGCTCGTCCACAGGCCCAGTGCTACACCCCAGGCCACGGTGCTGACGTCCCAGTCACTGCTCAGCCACCTGGTGCCCACGGGCAACAAG GTTAACGGCATGCCAACGTACACCTTGGCCCCACTGCAGATGAACATGGCCGGAGtccag GCCAACAAGGGCTCGGTGGTGAGCAAGCTCCCGCTGCAGAGCAATGCGTCGTTGTCCCAGTCTCCCTTCGCGGCGCCGGGCATGGACCCCTGCAAGACCAAGAAGTGGACCAGCTGCTCGCTGTGCCGGGAGCTCTTCCCCTCCTCCGTCTTCGACAAGCACATGGAGACGCACCGGCTCAAG ACCAAGAACGGCCTGGCCGCCAAGGCGCCCTTCCTCAAGAAGATGCCGGACAGGACCGTCAAGTGCCTGACGTGCAAAGTGCTGCTGTCGGAACGGGGCATCTTCGAGCACATGAAGCACGGCCTGATGTGCCTCTACTGCCCCAAGATGTTCAACTCCATCAAG gCGCTGGCCTTTCACGTGAAGTCGGACCACCATAACGTGGAGAAGGAGCACGGAGACTTCATGAGACGGGAGTACAAGCTGTACACCGACGAGAAGGGCAACCTGCTCTTCCCTTACTTCGACATCTCCACCACCGCCTCCAAG GACATGCTGGGTGACCAGGAGGTGCACCTGGCTCTGGTCACCACGACTAAAGACCTGCTCTTCATCAAGATGTCCCAGAGCGGCGACAAGGTCGTGTGCAGCGCGGCCACCACCGCGGCCACCAAGTCCAGCCTGAAGCACTGTCCCTTCTGCGGAGAGGACACGCTGAGCGCCGAGGACCAGCGCATGCACCTGCGCGAGAAGCACTTCATCACGCCCACCATCCACGCCATCCTCAAGACGCCCGCCTACAAGTGCGTCTTCTGCGGCGGCGTCTACACCGGCAAGACCACCATGATGGCCATCATCGTGCACCTCCAGCGCTGCAAAG CGGCGCCCAAGACCCCGTTAGACGCCGAGCGGCTCATGAGCTCCACCGTGGTCGCCAGGAGCAACGGAGGGGGAGGAGTCAGGCAGCCCGCGACGACGAGGCCCCAACAACCGCTGTCCAATAAGCACCTGTCCAATAAGAAGCTGTCGCCTGCAGCGGCCGCGGCGCCCGGCAGCCTCTCGGCCGAGCCCGTGTCGGAG GTGGAGGCGCAGCGTGCGCGGCGGCTGGAGATGGCGGTGAAGGAGGCCATGATGGCCAACAAGCGTGAGCGGGAGGCGCGGGCCGCCAAGAGGAAGCTGGACCGGGAGCAGCGCCGCTCCGCCACCCCGCCGTCCGCCGCGTCCGGGTCTGGCGTGGGGCAGGCCGAGGCCCTCATCGACCCCTCGGTGCCGCTCGCCCTCAACCCGGCCGGCATGTGGAAGCGCACCTTCGAGGAGCGCCGCGAGTTCCTCACCAg GTACTTCCACGTGCAGCCGTACCTGAACAAGAAGGAGAtgacggccattttgaatttccagaaatag
- the adnp2b gene encoding activity-dependent neuroprotector homeobox protein 2b isoform X1 produces the protein MYQNPVLGLEKIRRSRKNVKSILSDFGLEICQELIEHDLQDVSSDEDEIDDTEWTDLTVGFNGRQKKKWKYRTQTLCCSLCKYTARSWSSYHHHIKVYHPEEKHLTYLSACSACPFIAHPRLVKKHFALFHHDLSRSAVAATGGTTVGSGSTTGDSGLVPVTSAIAAEKYLCRKCGFEDTLLYCMKKHVLFKHAINLWQTHAGQRAESQQKALACSKFYCKTCGANSETTEHLVYHLLTSDKHKDIGRLVLGLIWQKMRPRRAEERQGQGQTFYVANANTSSALAQEAAASAPLLALSSSANSSLQASLALPSGAVLPGLGTTPSTLLPAQHAALVQLASAEAKGLIRVDGPASLSGAQVMSTSSAAAAQQVQRAQQTQLGMVVGPPGHGQPTVQQLLAVRRPVPVQSASGAAGSAGAGAKALVHRPSATPQATVLTSQSLLSHLVPTGNKVNGMPTYTLAPLQMNMAGVQANKGSVVSKLPLQSNASLSQSPFAAPGMDPCKTKKWTSCSLCRELFPSSVFDKHMETHRLKTKNGLAAKAPFLKKMPDRTVKCLTCKVLLSERGIFEHMKHGLMCLYCPKMFNSIKALAFHVKSDHHNVEKEHGDFMRREYKLYTDEKGNLLFPYFDISTTASKDMLGDQEVHLALVTTTKDLLFIKMSQSGDKVVCSAATTAATKSSLKHCPFCGEDTLSAEDQRMHLREKHFITPTIHAILKTPAYKCVFCGGVYTGKTTMMAIIVHLQRCKAAPKTPLDAERLMSSTVVARSNGGGGVRQPATTRPQQPLSNKHLSNKKLSPAAAAAPGSLSAEPVSEVEAQRARRLEMAVKEAMMANKREREARAAKRKLDREQRRSATPPSAASGSGVGQAEALIDPSVPLALNPAGMWKRTFEERREFLTRYFHVQPYLAKKEMTALANALLLNNLDVACHFSTKRNKCLRAVQRTRVKVIMGFNMAEMLKVKHNLLVPEQVEPPEPTEEKSDDDDSEPSDGEDGGEKEKEKEEQEEEGEGGEPKAKRKKKAVVSSDSEEDGEGSDDD, from the exons ATGTATCAAAATCCTGTTCTTGGTTTGGAGAAAATCAGAAGATCAAGAAAGAATGTCAAGAGCATCTTGAGTGATTTCGGACTAGAGATATGTCAAGAATTGATAGAG CATGACCTGCAAGATGTTTCGTCAGACGAGGACGAAATTGACGACACTGAATGGACGGATCTCACCGTGGGGTTCAACGGCAGACAGAAGAAGAAG TGGAAATATCGGACCCAGACGCTGTGCTGCAGCCTGTGCAAGTACACGGCGCGCTCCTGGTCCTCCTACCATCACCACATCAAG GTGTACCACCCGGAGGAGAAGCACCTGACCTACCTGAGCGCCTGCTCCGCCTGTCCCTTCATTGCCCACCCGCGCCTCGTCAAGAAGCACTTCGCGCTCTTCCACCATGACCTCTCCAGGTCGGCGGTGGCGGCTACGGGGGGGACGACGGTGGGGTCGGGGTCGACGACGGGTGACTCGGGACTCGTGCCCGTAACCAGCGCGATCGCCGCCGAGAAGTACCTGTGCAGGAAGTGCGGGTTCGAGGACACGCTGCTGTACTGCATGAAGAAGCACGTGCTGTTCAAGCACGCCATCAACCTGTGGCAGACGCACGCCGGCCAGCGCGCCGAGAGCCAGCAGAAGGCGCTGGCCTGCAGCAAGTTCTACTGCAAGACGTGCGGCGCCAACTCCGAGACCACCGAGCACCTGGTCTACCACCTGCTGACCTCGGACAAGCACAAGGACATCGGGCGCCTCGTGCTGGGCCTGATCTGGCAGAAGATGAGGCCCAGGAGGGCAGAGGAGCGACAGGGACAGGGGCAGACCTTCTACGTCGCTAACGCTAACACGTCGTCAGCGTTAGCGCAAGAAGCTGCTGCTTCTGCTCCGCTACTGGCGTTGTCGTCGTCGGCCAACTCGTCGTTACAGGCCAGCCTGGCCCTCCCCAGTGGCGCGGTGTTGCCGGGGCTGGGCACCACCCCCTCCACACTACTTCCTGCCCAGCATGCAGCTTTAGTACAGTTGGCCAGCGCCGAGGCCAAAGGTCTGATCCGAGTCGACGGACCGGCGAGCCTCTCCGGTGCACAGGTGATGTCGACGTCatcggcagcagcagcacaacaggTCCAGCGTGCACAGCAGACGCAGCTGGGCATGGTGGTCGGACCGCCTGGGCATGGACAGCCTACCGTGCAGCAGTTGCTGGCCGTGCGGAGACCCGTGCCTGTGCAGAGTGCCTCCGGTGCGGCGGGCAGTGCCG gtGCCGGTGCGAAGGCGCTCGTCCACAGGCCCAGTGCTACACCCCAGGCCACGGTGCTGACGTCCCAGTCACTGCTCAGCCACCTGGTGCCCACGGGCAACAAG GTTAACGGCATGCCAACGTACACCTTGGCCCCACTGCAGATGAACATGGCCGGAGtccag GCCAACAAGGGCTCGGTGGTGAGCAAGCTCCCGCTGCAGAGCAATGCGTCGTTGTCCCAGTCTCCCTTCGCGGCGCCGGGCATGGACCCCTGCAAGACCAAGAAGTGGACCAGCTGCTCGCTGTGCCGGGAGCTCTTCCCCTCCTCCGTCTTCGACAAGCACATGGAGACGCACCGGCTCAAG ACCAAGAACGGCCTGGCCGCCAAGGCGCCCTTCCTCAAGAAGATGCCGGACAGGACCGTCAAGTGCCTGACGTGCAAAGTGCTGCTGTCGGAACGGGGCATCTTCGAGCACATGAAGCACGGCCTGATGTGCCTCTACTGCCCCAAGATGTTCAACTCCATCAAG gCGCTGGCCTTTCACGTGAAGTCGGACCACCATAACGTGGAGAAGGAGCACGGAGACTTCATGAGACGGGAGTACAAGCTGTACACCGACGAGAAGGGCAACCTGCTCTTCCCTTACTTCGACATCTCCACCACCGCCTCCAAG GACATGCTGGGTGACCAGGAGGTGCACCTGGCTCTGGTCACCACGACTAAAGACCTGCTCTTCATCAAGATGTCCCAGAGCGGCGACAAGGTCGTGTGCAGCGCGGCCACCACCGCGGCCACCAAGTCCAGCCTGAAGCACTGTCCCTTCTGCGGAGAGGACACGCTGAGCGCCGAGGACCAGCGCATGCACCTGCGCGAGAAGCACTTCATCACGCCCACCATCCACGCCATCCTCAAGACGCCCGCCTACAAGTGCGTCTTCTGCGGCGGCGTCTACACCGGCAAGACCACCATGATGGCCATCATCGTGCACCTCCAGCGCTGCAAAG CGGCGCCCAAGACCCCGTTAGACGCCGAGCGGCTCATGAGCTCCACCGTGGTCGCCAGGAGCAACGGAGGGGGAGGAGTCAGGCAGCCCGCGACGACGAGGCCCCAACAACCGCTGTCCAATAAGCACCTGTCCAATAAGAAGCTGTCGCCTGCAGCGGCCGCGGCGCCCGGCAGCCTCTCGGCCGAGCCCGTGTCGGAG GTGGAGGCGCAGCGTGCGCGGCGGCTGGAGATGGCGGTGAAGGAGGCCATGATGGCCAACAAGCGTGAGCGGGAGGCGCGGGCCGCCAAGAGGAAGCTGGACCGGGAGCAGCGCCGCTCCGCCACCCCGCCGTCCGCCGCGTCCGGGTCTGGCGTGGGGCAGGCCGAGGCCCTCATCGACCCCTCGGTGCCGCTCGCCCTCAACCCGGCCGGCATGTGGAAGCGCACCTTCGAGGAGCGCCGCGAGTTCCTCACCAg GTACTTCCACGTGCAGCCGTACCTGGCCAAGAAGGAGATGACGGCGCTGGCCAACGCGCTGCTCCTCAACAACCTGGACGTGGCCTGCCACTTCAGCACCAAGCGCAACAAGTGCCTGCGCGCCGTGCAGCGCACCCGCGTCAAGGTCATCATGGGATTCAACATGGCCGAGATGCTCAAGGTCAAACACAACCTGCTCGTCCCCGAGCAAGTGGAGCCGCCTGAGCCGACCGAGGAGAAGAGCGACGATG ATGACAGCGAACCGTCTGATGGTGAAGACGGAggcgagaaggagaaggagaaggaggagcaggaggaggagggcgaaggAGGTGAACCCAAAGCCAAACGGAAGAAGAAGGCGGTGGTGTCGTctgacagtgaggaggatggagagggttCAGATGACGACTAG